A DNA window from Impatiens glandulifera chromosome 7, dImpGla2.1, whole genome shotgun sequence contains the following coding sequences:
- the LOC124909738 gene encoding transcription factor LRL3-like, with protein sequence METVMQPSSREMQSMDSLLNQSQSPLQDQSEIDITQMSSHFDPSTSQDVFLEHMLSSIGNSSCSWSDALNSRFPWDLSSSIRSHNTHDLEEENEQAASNPENQQFQLGDQQVTGSFEEDTGLIPLPLNLSKIEEGGDGSVHALYEELAGSLLGSFPIPNQFLQPQAENFVTAPMMKATPATSSAGGQPRQRVRARRGQATDPHSIAERLRRERIAERMKALQELVPNSNKTDKASMLDEIIEYLKFLQLQVKVLSVSRLGNAAAAASNRNPVGGGAAAMEAKKKKLLGEGEGETSNSNNNNNSVVMENHVVKLMEEDMGSAMQYLQGKGLCLMPISLATAISTSTASLTTTSRDQGPKSSSSRS encoded by the exons ATGGAAACAGTTATGCAGCCTTCTAGCAGGGAAATGCAATCCATGGATTCATTGTTGAATCAATCTCAGTCACCTCTTCAAGACCAATCAGAGATCGACATAACTCAAATGAGCTCCCACTTCGATCCCTCTACGTCTCAAGATGTTTTCCTCGAACATATGCTTTCCTCCATCGGTAATTCATCGTGTTCATGGTCAGATGCGTTGAACTCTAGGTTCCCATGGGACCTATCTTCATCGATCCGTTCGCACAACACCCATGACCTGGAGGAGGAGAACGAGCAGGCGGCGTCGAATCCAGAGAACCAGCAGTTTCAGTTGGGAGATCAGCAGGTTACCGGCTCGTTTGAAGAGGACACTGGTCTAATTCCTTTGCCTCTGAACTTGTCTAAAATCGAGGAG GGTGGAGATGGGTCTGTCCACGCTTTGTACGAGGAGTTAGCTGGATCACTACTCGGATCGTTTCCGATACCAAACCAATTCCTCCAACCTCAG GCGGAGAATTTCGTAACGGCGCCAATGATGAAAGCAACTCCGGCAACCAGCTCGGCCGGAGGTCAGCCTAGACAAAGAGTGAGAGCAAGAAGAGGTCAGGCCACTGATCCTCACAGCATCGCCGAGAGA TTACGTAGAGAAAGAATTGCAGAGAGGATGAAAGCCCTGCAGGAACTCGTACCCAATTCCAATAAG ACGGACAAGGCTTCAATGCTGGATGAGataatagaatatttaaaattcctCCAGCTCCAAGTCAAG GTCTTGAGCGTGAGCCGTCTGGGCAATGCGGCGGCAGCAGCCAGCAATAGGAATCCTGTTGGTGGCGGTGCAGCGGCGATGGaggcgaagaagaagaagctgtTAGGTGAAGGAGAAGGTGAAACgagtaatagtaataataataataatagtgttgtAATGGAGAATCATGTGGTGAAGCTGATGGAAGAAGACATGGGATCTGCAATGCAGTATCTACAAGGAAAGGGTTTATGTCTTATGCCCATTTCACTAGCCACTGCTATTTCCACTTCCACCGCTTCACTCACGACTACATCTCGAGATCAGGGTCCCAAATCCTCCTCATCACGATcataa
- the LOC124910381 gene encoding cytochrome c oxidase assembly factor 6 homolog — MALETYFSEKSSEKVYPDVLLQARQACYKARDAFYLCLENTSEKKQTEIATVGLLYPTDCKNSRDEFVKQCRSTWVKHFDREYCAKKRRQRFLDDSDSRRGV, encoded by the exons ATGGCCTTAGAAACGTACTTTTCAGAAAAGTCATCGGAAAAGGTTTATCCTGATGTACTGTTACAGGCAAGACAAGCTTGCTACAAG GCTCGTGATGCATTTTATCTGTGCTTGGAAAATACATCTGAGAAGAAACAAACTGAAATCGCGACCGTGGGTTTGCTTTACCCAACTGACTGCAAGAACTCCAGGGATGAATTCGTGAAACAATGTCGTTCAACTTGG GTCAAGCATTTCGACAGGGAGTATTGTGCTAAGAAACGGCGACAGAGGTTCTTGGATGACAGTGATTCAAGAAGAG GGGTATAA